DNA from Triticum aestivum cultivar Chinese Spring chromosome 7D, IWGSC CS RefSeq v2.1, whole genome shotgun sequence:
GCCTAGACGAGGAGGAGCCTGGGAACCGAGGAGAAGGGGAAGGACTGGCGGCGAGGTCGGGGAAGGGGAGCTCAAAGTCCAGCCACGGCGCTAGGTCAGGGAAGAAGATGGGTGGTGAGGTCAGGGAAGAAAGCCCGATGCGCACGGTCTGACTTGCTCTCCTTTGTTTCTCTCACCCACTCTCCTTTGACAAACCCTAGGGGTCCAGCCCTTACCCAAAGGCGAAGCGGCAGGCCTCTGCTCAGCACTTAAGCACACCTAGTGCGCTCAAATTTTCACTGTTCTTAACTGAAGAAATACATAACCAAAGCGTTTGACACAGTTGCGTTGAGACTTGAAATTTTGAAGAACACATTTTCGCCCCTCTGGTTTCAACCAAGAGAACTGTAACATGTACCAAACCAGAAAACTTTGGAGTACCAAAGGGTTCCGATTGTCTTGTACTTCTATTCAATTAGAACCAACTGattcagaagaaaaaaacaacaacCAAGAAATAGTTAAATGGTATGCTTTATAGCTACCAAATTTCACATCAACAACATCAGAATATAGCAAAATGGTTATTTACCAGTTAGTTACAAAAGAATGGGACAATTTCTCTCTTTCTCGAGACGCTGAATTGCAGCAAAGTAAACACACCTATACAAAAAGCATTACCTAGAACAAGCTGGCCTCCTGAAACCATAAACCCAATTTGTATGTATTCTAACACTTCAATGCAAGTAATGCTGAAGCTATGGAGACCGTGCATCCACCGGTCAAGAGAATCAACCACTGTTACCAAGCCCAGCCATCATCCCCGTAAATGTGGCTACTGCAAATCCAAGCACCGCGCCAGCAAAAACCTGATAAGATACCTCAGAGTCAATAAATACATATGTGAGACCAAGAATGttgaatactccctctgtcccaaaataagtgtcttaaccttagtacaattttgtactaaagctagtacaaagttgggACACTTAttctgggacggagggagtatgtcccaTGGTTTCGTGCACTTTCATCAGGTAAGAAGCAAATATGATGGGATAGGGACTAATCGCTTCATGCACTTGTGTGCAAGTACCATGCGTTAGTTCATGAAGAATTAGGCATTCATCTTCCTTAGCATGGCTGATAAGGGAGCAACAGATCAAACCTGAGGAGGCGTGTGTCCTATGAGCTCTCGCAACGGTCTTGTTTCAGCAAGTGGATGCTCTGATGGTAGCTCGTATACAATTTGATTCAAGACCTAACAATTTATTTAAAACAAGTTATAACTGGGATAGAAGCATCGCCAGAAGAGCAGAAAAATAGTGAATATACTCAACTGAAAATTATGGTGCTTCCCAGGTTATGCATATGGACTTAATAATAGCATGGCCTCTTAGGTTCACAAAATTTAACTAAAGGCACAGATCACCAATGACTTCTGTGGTAAAATGTTACTCCATGAGCTATTTAAGTGGACATAATTTGTTGGTGATCACCTAATTTGTTACTTCAAATAATGTTACTCCTCCTGTGGTAAAATGTTAATTCAAATAGCGAGTATAGTTTGTTGTATGAGCTATTTAAGTGGACATAAGCAACAAAACAAGCAAGGAAGTACATACGGTACTTACTAATGAGACTACAAAGTGTTACAACATGTCAACAATGCAACAAAGCCTAGATTGTTCTAGGCTTCCAGCTAGATTTGTGCTTTTCTAGCTGAATAAGAGACCGTAGTTTTAGCAATGGGCCACCACTTGGCATTCATAAAGTTGTTCGTTGCTTCCAGTATTTATTTGACATAATCCTTTCCGTCCATAAATTATTTTACTTTTAGTTACAAATATTTGAAGGTTTCAGATAGTACCTCTGCTTGCCTCCCTGCATGTAGCCTAACACCAAAAGCATCATACATCACCTGCAAATTTGCATTGCCAGAAAGATGGCTTTAGCGAAGATGCTGAAAAAAAGTAGCGCATATGTAACGCAGAGTGCTGCATTTTCTGAAGATGACATGGAATCATAAGCAACATGGCGAGCTCGTCGGGATACCACTATGCAAGACGTAGGGGAGTTAAAAAAAATACAGCCGTGAGAGTAGGCGGAGAGACTATCTGTTTGTATGGCTGTGCCTTGTGATGAACTCCTCCACACGATTGATTTTCAGTACTACTTATGCACAAGTAGGGGTGATTTTCTCATgcttgctactgtcctactttcTACTTGTTTGCTCAAGTTCGCAAATAAAGTCAGACAATATCACCACCATGACCACACCATGCCCCCAACCACATATATTATCCTCTATGTAATCATAGATTTCAGGTGTTTAAGGCGCTTGCATTTCTTCTCATGTGTACTGTACTTTCTATTATTATAGTAGTAATAACTGAACCAAGATATGCCGTCTTTAGGTTTTCTACTAAAACTTCAGTCTTGACTAAAATTTAGCTACTGAAGTGATCCAAGAAATGAACGAAATGATGTGTAGGTTTACCAAATTATTTACCAGAAAAGGATACTACTCGTCAGATCGACGACCCATCATCGAAAGATCCAACATTTCTAACAGCTAGAACAATCAAGACTCAAGAGAGAAACAGCGCTAACCACAGAGGCAAAGATGGCAGCTGTGGCGAAGAGCGAGCAGCTGAACCCTTCCTGT
Protein-coding regions in this window:
- the LOC123168193 gene encoding uncharacterized membrane protein YuiD, producing the protein MGDAASAAQPPPAASPAFSYLAVFGNCPLIAAVLAFAIAQSIKVFTTWYKENRWDAKQLVGSGGMPSSHSATVTALAVAIGLQEGFSCSLFATAAIFASVVMYDAFGVRLHAGRQAEVLNQIVYELPSEHPLAETRPLRELIGHTPPQVFAGAVLGFAVATFTGMMAGLGNSG